GCAGTATTGATACCAACCTATCTTCAACCATCCGCTACCGCAGATGGTACCGACTCGTCCCGACCCCGCATACAAAGAACCCGTGGGTTTATCAAAGCTCTCAAATTGCAAATCGAGAATCCGCGAATCCAAAATCCAAAATCGCCCAGTCCTTCTCGAAGGCCTTCAGTACCGCGTCCGAAAGAAACTTGAATCTGATCTCGGCTTCGTCGGTTTTGTGGTCTTTATGCAAAATGCTCATCGGATTTCGACTCCGATGAGCAGGTTACTTGATGCACTTCTATTATTGTTAGTCGCGTCGCGTGAGGCTACGACCACGGAACGGAACATCGACCCCAGACCCAATCTTTTCGGTCTCTGATGGCCGACGTCGTCCCACCAAATCTCTAATCCGCGGATCGCATCGGCGTACCTTCTAGGCCACAGACGCACGGACAATTCGCCGGTTCGTATTCCTCGCCGTTTTCGAGGTAGCCGTAGTCGTCCGAAGTTAAACTTCATTGGGGCTGATCACAACTTGGCATTAGAATTATCACGGAGCCGTCTGTCAGTCTATTCTTATCTGGGCTACACCCATTGTTGGTCATCGATCTGGAGGTTTTGAATTAGCACGTTTGCCTGATTCATGTTCAAGCCTATCTAAAATCGATGAAAAGAAGATCAAGAGGAGCAACATCGCAACGATTCTACCGAGGTCGAACTCGCCCTTGGTTGCAAAATCGTAAATAGGTATCACGATTCCCAGAACAAGACCTAAATGCCAATACTTATACTTAGAGTGTCTCATAAAAAACAAAAAGCATTGGCAGAACACCTTTTAGAGTACGAATTGAACAGATTCCCTCGAGCAACGGGTAGAATAAAAACGGTCAAAGTATCCACCGGATCTCCCGTTGGATACTCTAGAATTCAGAATTGGCGCGCGCGTCAACATCTCAAGTCTTCTCGCTTGAGATGGTGGCGCTTCCGAGTCTGAGATTGACCTTGGGCCACGCTTGCAGCCGATGCCAGCGCCCAGATCCGGCACCGTGCAATTCGGGTCTTCTTTTCCGATCAACGGACATCCTTGCGCAATTGAATCCAGGTCACGAAACACGAAAATGCAAAAAACAATGAGCCGGCAGCAAAAAACAGATACCATCCGCTCGTTTCACCAGTTCTCCAGTCCATTAGTGCTGAACCCGCCGTCAGAAGCAAGACGATCCCAAGAAGCAGAAAGATCGCAGGATTGCGTCTCGCGATCGGGATGACACGATCCGGACGAATGAACACGAATCCTAAGAATCTCGTAATAACCGACATCATTCAAGCTACCTCCATATGAACGCCCAATGCTGTCCAGAGACTCGCGTTGGACTGCTTTCAAAGTTACAGATGTTTCTTATCGCAATTTCCCGTCGCCTTAGCGTAATCTGAAATTGCTCTGTGTCCACTTCGAAAGAACCGGGCAACCGCCTCGGGGATGCTTTGTTGGGTTAATTCCGGTGACCGTTCCAATGGCACCACTGAAAGCGGTAAATGGATTGCCACCGAGGGCGCCAAAAACTGCGACGGCCATGCCAGCAACAACTGTTTTGTTGTATTGGCTATTTCGATTGAACAACAATTCCGCCTGGACCGTGGTCCCAAATGCGTAATCCGCGGATCGCATCGGCGTGATGCCGATTAACCGGGACCTCATTTCGCCGATTATTCATTGATCGATGGCTCCGTCCGATCTCGTTTCATTTTGAGACCAAGAACCAATAAACCGGCAATCATCCCGTAGTACAACAATGGATAGGTTAGGTTGCCGTAAAACTTTACGAAAAGGTCATCGAGAATTCCGGTCGATCGTTCGTCTGCAAAACCTAGCAATTTGCTGTAGGCAACCGAAAAAGCGACTGCCAAGACAGCACTGATTACGAATATCCAGATTTGGAGCCGCTCCTTTTCAACTGATCTCATCAGAATCGCGGCCACAAAGGGACCGATTGGAAAGAGCAACAGGAGAACTCCACCAATACCGATCGTTATCATTTTTGCAGTACCTCCTTCGTTGAATCCCACGACGCTTCTATCTTTTCAGTTTGGAACCGAAATCCTTCACTCTCTTGATTACCACGTCAAACTTAGGAAGCAACCTCCGACGCCCGGACAGAGCGTCCGTTGGCATCGTACCCGTAGCCGAGATTGCGGAACTTGCCGTCCGCGACGACTTGCCCGGCATCATTATAAGTCGTTCCGGAGGCGGTTGTGAAGCGATTGTTCGTTCAGGGATGTGACGTGGATCATCGCCATGCTTGGACTCCGATTCTCCGTCATTCCGACCAGGAACGAGTCGCGGCAGCGACGGCAGATGTTAGCCGTGCGGCGTAAGCCCACGGTGATGATCGCAATGGATTGCCGAGCCGCGGCAGCGGCGCCAGAATCGATCGCGAAGTGTTTGAATGATTCCCCGAAGCCAATTGTCTGCGATTGGCTGCCGCGTTAACGAATCTGAACATCGCTCTACCGTTGGAAAGTTCTGTCGCCGCTCTGCGGCTCAGGGATATGTTGCCGGCTCACCGTGGGCTCACGCCCACGGCTAACATCTGCCGTCGCTCCCGCGACATAGGACTCAAGATTCGAAGACCTCTCGCGAGCAACGCGACGAATGCGAAGATCCCGATCGTTTCGCCGAACGCCTGATGATCGGTTCGGACCATAACTGCCGACTTCGTTTCTTGTCGCCGTGGGCACCTTTCCGGGCGCGGGCCGACCCCATCTGCAGACGGCCGTTGTAGACGAAGTTCTGAACCGTCGTGTTTCCGTATGTCAGTTGCGCCGGAAGCGTGTTTGAGCCGAACCCGACCGAAGCGACGAAAGTCCGCTGCGCGTCCGCCACGGTCGAAAGCCGTCCCTTCGAATCATAACCGGTCGTGACGACGCGGCCCGACGGATATTCTTCGGCAGCCAGCGGTTCGCCGTTTGATCGGCCTCGGGTATCTGCGGCGCACCGGCCGCGGAATCCTCCGGCAGAATATCGATCGATTTGGCGAGTTCGATGATCCGCTCGCCGGCCGCGCGGAGATGTTTCCGCGCGTCGCCGTCGGGCGCGCTTTCGATCGCGCCTGCGACGGCTTTTAGAGACTTTTCGAGTTCGAGGGCGTAGCTCATCGCTTCGTCGTCGGTTTCGATTTCCAGTTCCGCGTTTGCGATATCGTTCCAGAACATGAACGAGGTGATCGCGGCCGACTTGAACTCGTCGAGCGCCTCGGCCCAGAGGGCGAGGATTTCCGTGAAATCGGTCTGCCCGAGCGCCTGAAGGTTCCAGACCTGATAGCTGAGCTGCCACCGGACTTCCCACAGAATGTCGTACAATTCCCAGAGCGTCGGTTCCTGGGCAAGGATGTCGTTGAACATTCCCTTGACGACGACCGGTTCGAGCGTCACCGCTTCGCCATTCGCGATCGCGTCGCGGATCGCACGACCCTTTTCCATTGCGGCGACGGTCAGCGGGAACGCGACCGACAACTGACGCGGCGCGGCGCCGGCGTTTTCTTTCGACATAACTTCTTCCTCTTCTGTGTTGGATTCAGGGACCGCGCGGGATGCGCGTTTTTCGGCAAGCCGCAGCGCTTTCTGCGCGGCGGTTACCCAGGACTGGCGGTTGCACGGAACGCCGACGATCGAAGTCTCGATGTACTCGACCTCTTCGATGATGATGCCCTTGTTGCGTTTGGGATTCGGCGACTTGTCGCGGACAAGGACGGTGACCGACGCCCCGAGCTTCGTGCCCGACCCGATCATCTGCCAGGTCTTGACCGCCCGCTCGTTGTCGGTCTGAACCTCGACGAGGTATTCAAGACAATAGACGTCGCCCGAACCTCCGCCGACGAGATCGGCGGTCTTCTTCTCTACCGTCGCTTCGGCCACGGTTCCGAAGACATCCTCCGGCACGTTGGTCGAGTGGTTCATGAACATCACCGTCCCGACCGCCGATGATTTCATCTGCTCAAGAGCCTTCTGCGACATGACGTCGCCGACAAGATCCTCGGCATTCGAAGACGCCGTCAGCCGGCAATACTTCCGACCATCCCTTTCGAAGGCCTTCAATACAGAGTCCGAAAGAAACTTGAATTTGATCTCGGATTCGTCGGTTTTGTGATCTTTATGCAAAATGCTCATCGGATTTCGACTCCGATGAGCATTCTAGAATTGCTTACGCACTAATTGTTTTGGTTACGGCGAACGCCGATCCTGCTCAAGAAACTCGCCAAGGCGAGGCAGGTGCTCAGAAGGCCACGTCGATCAACATCCCAACATTTTCGCGACCCGTATTCGCAACGCGATCTTGTCGAACGAGTCTCTTGCTTTTGATCTGATGTCACCTCGCTTTCGACGCGCCCCAAAAAAGCAGGGATAAAAACAAAAGGACTGAGCCTCGTCCAAAATACGACCAAGGATCTGTCGTTTGCATCAAAATCAGCGCAGCGAACTGCACTATTGAGCCAACAAGTGCCCCAACTGAGCACATCCGAAGCAATTTCTTTCCAAAACTAGCTCCGCTCGTTGTTGATTGCGGTTTGATTTCACCTGTCACCGGTTTCCGTTTCTCTCTCTCCATCGTCCGTAAGCGGGACCCTCACACCATTTCGTGGCACGCTGTCCAAAGCGAATCGCGGCAGAGAGGTTGGCCGAATCGAGCTTCCTTCACGCCATTACGTTCGGTTATTTGACTTCCTCCCCAAAATCGATGCCTCTGAGTTCCTTCTCGAGATTAACCAAGACATCGAAGCGCGTGGAAATGAGCGTAATCACATACTCGCCCTTTCGTATCAAAACAAAATTGTCCCTTACATTCGAACGATATGCCAGAACTTTGTCCCAAGCTCGACCTGATTTCAACCGCACCCGCGTGAATTTCGGCGTGTCGCCCAAGTTGTTGAAGGCGAGAAAGTAATTCGAGTCGCTCTTGAATTCGCGTCGACTAATTTTGGTGCTGGAGTATCGCTCGATCGAAACCAAAAGGCGGTCGTTGACTGTCAGATCAAAATGAAACCGACAATCGCTTGAGTACTTATCGCTCCGGTTCACTTTGATTTTGCCGAATTGTTGCTTTACCGAACTTTCGATCGCCTCGCACAGTTCTTTTGGGATTGTCTGGGAAGCAGCTGCGTTCCAGGCTGAAAATATCAAGCTGGTTAGTAGCAAGATCCGTCGAAAATCAATCTTGACGCAGCGCAAAACAGTCCGATTGCAAAGGGAAGGATTTGGGTCAGCCAGTTTCACTTTTTCTCGGTAAAGCATTTCTTGATTACCTCCTTTTGGTTCTCCAGGCTATCGGACCCATCAACATTGCCAAATATGTCCTCGGAAACGTCCGGCTTGAACGTTCCTATCGCGTGAAGAAACTCGTGGATGACGGTTGCGAGGGCATAATCGTACTTCGAGCCAGCCCCACTATCTTTAAACGCCTTGTTGACTGCTTTCTCGACCTTTTCCCGATACGCCTTCTGGTTCCTTGAGTTTCCCGCGGGGCAAAGCTCAATGACGAGGGTTCATTTCGTCAGCAAGAACGTCCGATTTTCAAAAATTCGCTCTTAAAACCCACGTAACCCGAATAGTAGTTGTCAATTTTCGTTAGTTCTTGAATAGACCAGTCGAAAAAGAGTGAACGGGTCTCCAAATCGCTGGACCTATTTAAGTCCAACCAGATGTTACTGGCACATATTTGGTCCAACAACGAATCAAACGCGAAATAATTATCAAAACCGGTGCGCAAATCAAATTGATTTTCGTCTCCAATAAAACGCAGGAGATCGACCAGCCTATTATTCCCGCTTTCATTTTGCGCCACTAGCCTTGTATGTATGGGTTTAAGTACTCGTTGAAGTTCTTCCAACTTCGATTCCTTCTCTTGGTTTCTTCGAGCAATTGATCCGAGCAACACATCAGTAACCTCAGACCCAATGGCATTGCAAGGTGTAATTCGCAAATCAGCGACACGTTCGAACAGCGTTTGCCAAGAATTCCAGGTTCTTGCGATCTTTTTGGTGAAATGGAGTTCTCCAAGGTCAAGGAGGCAACGAGCAGCCGAATCACCGTAAGCAACCTGAATCTCACCAAAACTTACATATAGCCTGCCAACATCAATCATGCGTCTTGCTTCGAGATATGAGTCAACGGCGCTTTGGGATTTGAGAATTCCATCAACGGGAAGCATTCCACCGGGCCCGTTAATAAAGCTCCTGCAAATCTGATGGATTCGCGCTGGATCCTCCGACAAACAAGAAGGCAATTCAAAAATGCTCCAAATCGGAACGAACTCATCGTACGCGAAAATCCAAAAATACCGGATCCAGGAAGTGGTCTCTGTTCGTGAGGCAAGTGAAATCTCCATAACGAACCTCAACTAGGGAAATGGAAAAGCGTTTCTCAGTAGAAATACAATCGTTCTGATCGCCCGCTCCAAGAGGCAACGATCGTCAAACTACTGATTCCGTTCTAGAACCGAACGAATCCTGACGGCGTACTCAACAACCGAAAGCCGTACATCATCGCTTGGCACCGGTTTGGAGATTGCATTCAAGAGTGATTGCTGCAATATCTCCGCGCCGAACTTCTTCCACGAACGGCCACCATTTCGCGTTTCGAAATAAAGCGGATCATTCTCATCGGAAAAGAAGAATATCCAACCGTTATCGGGACTGACGAAATCGAACGCCGCGATTTCTCGCGCTGCGCTGGGGATTTGAATCGGGTGCCATTTTCGTCCGCCGTCGTCCGTTCGGAAGATTCGGTTTTCGAGGCGTGTTGAGAACCAGCCGTGCCGATCATCGATGAACTTAAGTTGTGTAACTTGAGCCAAGTCTGACGACCGTCTGCTGGCCCAGATTGAATTCCAACTGCAACCGCCATCGTTCGTCCTAAACAACGAGTAACGCCGGCTTCGATCCTCAGTCTGGGATTCGGTCATCACCCATCCTTCGTCCGCGGTAACGAACGCTGCCGAAATCAGGTACATATCGGGAATTTTCGTGCCGCAAGATCTCCAAGTTATCCCGCCGTCACGGGATACAAGATTCTCCAATTCCGGTCCGCGATTCAACCATCCGATTTCTGGACTCGGAAAAACTATCGAATTGATGGCCCCAAGATCTGTTTTGCGCCAAGTAGAACCACCGTCGAACGTCTCCCAAGTATATAGTCCCGAGAGCCAACCATGGATGCGGTCAACAAAAAACAATCGGGCAGCGTAGTCTCTGCCGTGCCTCGATAGTTCGTCATCCGAACCAAGAAACGATATCTGCTCCCAGTGCTTCCCCGAATCCGAGGTTCGTACCAACGATTTGCCTTCCGAATCGAAAGCAACAAAGAAGTCAGCATCTACGGCGAACGGGCGAATTAGTCTGCGAGCACCCTTCACTTCGTTCCCGGCCCGGTTTGTCTCCAAGAGGAGGCGGCCATTATCCGCCAGGTTCTGATGCGGCCCGAGCTGTTTTCTAATCCCGAAGACTAATGCCCCTGACAGAAGCGCGAACAGAAGCAAAAAAGTCAGGTGCGTGAACTTCATCGATGGAAAAATCATTTCGACACCTCCTTACCAGAATCTGCTGCCGCCAATCACCGTGCCTCGCCCGCTCGTGCCCCCACGATTGAACCGAAACCCAAACTGAGGGCCACTATTCACCAACCGCCGGATCGCTTGAACCGCCGCAATCAGGTTGTCGCACTCACCGGGAACGAAGTTGAACAATTTCCGTTTGTCCTTGGTCAAGACTTCCTGCAGGCCACCGACAGAGAGGTTCTGATAATTTCCCGGTGCAGAACTCGCGAACTTGGCGGTCTTCCCTGGAGTGGTGACCGATTCGAACTGATTTGGCGCATTTGCAACGGCAAAGAACGTATTGTTTGGAGCCGATGGATAACCTGCCTCCCCCAATCTCAAATACAAAACGCTCGCCATCGCATCGTATTCATCGGTTGATTGGGGTCGAATTGTCATCGCCGCTCCCGCAGGGCCGTTCGTGGGAATCCAAATTGACGATGCCTCAGCAAAAACCACTCTGGCCGCATAGTTCAGATCTTCGCCCGTGATCTCAAGATTTCTCACTTTCCAAATGAAATCATCGGCAAAGAAATCAGGATCACATTTGTCGCCGAAAGACCCGCCGCCCCCTTCCCCAATGTAGCCGCCATTGCGAACTGGAGAAACTCCAAAGAATATCCACCACCAACTTGCGAAAGTAGAAGCCCAAGTGTGGACTTCCATCCTGAAAATCGGAACTTCGTCGTCAAGCCCACTCGGATCAACAAAGTTCGTCGGCTGGCTTTCGACGTACGAATAACGGTTCCAGCTTTGCGGATTGCCGACCGAGGCCGAGCCGTTGTACGGGTCGGGCGATGTCCAGCGCCCGGCGCGGTTTTCGTTTTTGCGGAACCACGTGTGGTTGAGCTCTGTCGAGTCCTTTTCGGTCAGGCCGTAGCCTTGCCGGTTCGAGGTCGGGGCGCCGAAGCCCTGAGCCGTCGTTCTCAGGCCAATTCCCGAGGCGATCGGTTCGCCGAACGCCTGATGGTCGGTTCTCGATTTGACGAAACCGCCGGCATTGACTCCCGCACGGACCGATCCCTGCCAGTCCTGCAAATGGTATTTGACGCCGCCCTCGTCCTGCGGTGAATCCCGCCGTATTCGGCGGCGAGCTTCGCGAAAGCAAAATTCGTTGAGAGAAAATCACGCCGATATCTCCATTTACAGGCGACCGGATAAATCCAAATCGCGACAAAACTCATCCATTCCATCGACAAGAATTTGAATTGTCATGAACGCGATGATGTGAGGCAGACTCGGATCCCCATTGGGTGCGGTACAATCCTCAAACAGCGGGTTTAAGTAACACTGTTTTGATACAATCTTCACGATCCGAATCCGTTGATATCGCGTTTCGGCGACAGAGAAGTCAAGTTTTTCGAATTCGCGGCACAAAGCATCGCGAATCTGTCGATTCGCCAAGGCGGTCGATGCTTTTGACCGGAACTCAACGATGTCAGGCTTGTCCAAAAGGCGTCCGGTTGCAGTTTCAAGCACCGTCTCAAAAAGGCAAACCATTAGCTTTGAAACGAACGAATCGCGTTGAGGTTCATTGTCATTGAACTTAAATTTGATTATCCGCTCCCAAGACAAGAAC
The DNA window shown above is from Acidobacteriota bacterium and carries:
- a CDS encoding HK97 family phage prohead protease, with the translated sequence MSILHKDHKTDESEIKFKFLSDSVLKAFERDGRKYCRLTASSNAEDLVGDVMSQKALEQMKSSAVGTVMFMNHSTNVPEDVFGTVAEATVEKKTADLVGGGSGDVYCLEYLVEVQTDNERAVKTWQMIGSGTKLGASVTVLVRDKSPNPKRNKGIIIEEVEYIETSIVGVPCNRQSWVTAAQKALRLAEKRASRAVPESNTEEEEVMSKENAGAAPRQLSVAFPLTVAAMEKGRAIRDAIANGEAVTLEPVVVKGMFNDILAQEPTLWELYDILWEVRWQLSYQVWNLQALGQTDFTEILALWAEALDEFKSAAITSFMFWNDIANAELEIETDDEAMSYALELEKSLKAVAGAIESAPDGDARKHLRAAGERIIELAKSIDILPEDSAAGAPQIPEADQTANRWLPKNIRRAASSRPVMIRRDGFRPWRTRSGLSSLRSGSAQTRFRRN